A section of the Flavobacterium ardleyense genome encodes:
- a CDS encoding NAD(P)/FAD-dependent oxidoreductase — translation MTRKIFDTIIIGGSIAGLSAALTLARSLRTVAVFDTENPCNRNVLKSYNLSTNDGQNPATIIKNTKNDIAKYNLVDFFLDEVLEVKVIEHKFEVLTKSLGKFTAKSILIATGLKDVLPEISGMEECWGKTILSCPYCHGYEARDQKTAIYANGDAAHDLSILLTNWTKDLIIVTDGKSELNDEQMAALKLRKIQLIETKVTSLTHKNGDLSQINFSDGSSLDVPYMYASVPFEQKSDIAEQLGLKFTDSGHIQVDPTFRTSHQNIYAAGDCTAQHRALSVASASGTTAGFTINQDFVDELHNEFVKI, via the coding sequence ATGACCCGCAAAATTTTCGACACTATAATCATTGGAGGAAGTATTGCGGGTTTATCTGCTGCTCTAACATTAGCTAGATCTCTAAGAACGGTTGCGGTTTTCGACACTGAAAATCCTTGCAATCGCAATGTTTTAAAATCGTATAACCTCTCAACCAACGACGGGCAAAATCCAGCAACTATAATTAAGAATACCAAAAATGATATTGCGAAATATAATTTAGTTGATTTTTTCTTGGACGAAGTTCTCGAAGTAAAGGTAATCGAACACAAATTTGAAGTTCTAACAAAGTCATTGGGGAAATTTACGGCCAAATCAATTTTAATTGCAACAGGGCTAAAAGATGTGCTGCCCGAGATTTCTGGCATGGAAGAATGCTGGGGAAAAACTATCTTAAGTTGTCCTTACTGCCACGGTTATGAAGCCAGAGATCAAAAAACTGCTATTTACGCCAATGGCGATGCAGCTCACGATTTAAGTATCTTACTTACCAATTGGACCAAGGATTTAATAATAGTAACCGATGGGAAATCTGAGTTAAACGATGAGCAAATGGCTGCGTTAAAACTTAGAAAAATACAACTTATCGAAACTAAGGTTACGTCATTGACCCACAAGAATGGTGATCTTTCTCAAATAAATTTCAGTGACGGAAGTTCTTTAGATGTTCCCTATATGTACGCATCTGTTCCTTTCGAGCAAAAATCAGATATTGCTGAGCAGTTAGGATTAAAATTCACAGACTCAGGACATATTCAAGTTGACCCTACCTTTAGAACATCTCATCAAAATATTTATGCGGCAGGCGATTGCACAGCACAACACCGCGCACTTTCTGTGGCATCAGCTTCTGGAACAACTGCTGGATTTACAATTAATCAAGATTTTGTAGACGAATTACATAATGAATTTGTAAAAATCTAA
- a CDS encoding response regulator: MNTKPIIEILLVDDDADDRSTFTDAISELKIGTRLTCLEDGRGLIDYLNSTDNKTPDILFLDLNMPYKSGVECLMDIRKDPKYNNLSIAIYSTSSTDRDIEDTFVNGANIYIRKPNNFANLKKVLNDVVNTNFQFHSSGLNKETFLLNI; encoded by the coding sequence ATGAATACTAAACCAATAATTGAAATATTGCTCGTTGATGATGATGCTGATGATCGCAGCACGTTTACTGATGCTATAAGTGAGCTAAAAATAGGAACAAGGCTAACCTGCCTTGAAGATGGTAGAGGTCTTATTGATTACCTTAACAGTACTGATAACAAAACACCAGATATACTCTTTTTAGATTTAAATATGCCCTATAAATCAGGTGTCGAATGTTTAATGGATATTCGCAAAGATCCAAAATATAATAATTTAAGTATTGCAATATATTCTACATCTTCAACAGATAGAGATATTGAGGATACTTTTGTAAATGGCGCCAATATATATATTCGCAAGCCAAACAATTTTGCTAATCTAAAGAAGGTTTTGAATGACGTTGTAAATACTAATTTCCAATTTCACAGTTCAGGACTTAATAAAGAAACCTTTTTACTTAATATATAA
- a CDS encoding PAS domain-containing sensor histidine kinase yields MLKDLKEIYCTDITSSASEIKVFEEMLKHAFGSKGLEESNFDNLVGVSEKSQLAGDSIAFAFNQKFEAFLIQGNVSLFCEGSVFENNLIISLNYSNDLIVQIVDCLTICANSLKPLADIKINFGESQKNAFLNVIPYFVNAKKNYLVTLQIAKESPASLPSHQGTDTTHIVAEILDDNQLKDEFIVEQSDQLVAARTYSESIMQTVREGLLVLNKDFRIITANDAFHRCFDTLHDEIISKSFFEINDNQWDFTELRSLFEKILPKHHIIESYKITLALRGNKKRTLMLNARQILSEDKKDMLILVAIEDITKTKLLKSERDFSKALEIQVAEKTYELQQSQALLNSILNSTRYGIARYEAIFEGGKIVDFLITYSNDEIPKMFNIKHQNVVGKTCKEVYPEMFEDGVFELFLKCMTTAEPLHYDLEYTLDGKSMWINSVMSKVDNSVTVIVKIVTDEKIAEQQLKHSNELLTAKNLAFEERILQEFSDSFSSYKTGQEFFDSLVMELSQRTGMDYILLGEVVHDDDGKSIKCFSVASKGELIKNLKYKVDNGPCQKILKGVPYMQTHAIRDLFPNSDILVELNAEGYLGYPLFNQNKKCIGLISVVHGTKIENLSFVNSFVHIASKRIELELQRQINESILEEKNRELKYNNRELQSFNYIASHDLQEPLRKIQLFTGRILEEDEKNLSAVSVKYFNTVRNAAGRMQNLIQALLTYSTSDENGMDFKRTNLNSIIDDIKIDLEEKIYSTNTTIISDSLPTLNVIPLQFHQLLQNLIANGIKYQKADLDPIITIKAEKIVDEQDTKRKMWKICVGDNGIGFDQQYESKIFELFQRLHGKNEYEGTGIGLAICKKIAQNHKGYIKVKSQVGKGSNFCIFVPTNT; encoded by the coding sequence ATGCTCAAAGATCTAAAAGAAATATATTGCACCGACATCACAAGTAGTGCTTCCGAGATAAAAGTATTTGAAGAAATGTTGAAACATGCCTTTGGTAGCAAGGGTTTAGAAGAAAGCAATTTCGATAATCTGGTAGGAGTAAGTGAGAAATCTCAACTCGCCGGCGATTCGATCGCATTTGCTTTCAACCAAAAATTTGAAGCATTTCTGATTCAAGGTAATGTTTCACTATTCTGCGAAGGAAGTGTTTTTGAGAATAATCTTATAATTTCATTAAACTATTCAAATGATTTAATAGTTCAAATAGTGGACTGCCTAACAATTTGTGCTAATTCGTTGAAGCCTTTGGCAGATATCAAAATTAATTTTGGCGAAAGCCAGAAAAATGCATTTCTAAATGTAATTCCATACTTTGTAAATGCTAAAAAAAATTACCTCGTTACACTGCAAATCGCGAAAGAATCTCCAGCTAGCTTGCCATCACATCAAGGTACCGATACAACCCACATTGTTGCGGAAATTTTGGATGATAATCAATTAAAAGACGAGTTTATTGTAGAACAGAGTGATCAATTAGTTGCCGCTCGCACCTACAGTGAATCGATAATGCAGACAGTGCGGGAAGGCCTGCTTGTTTTGAATAAGGATTTTAGAATTATAACTGCTAATGACGCGTTTCATCGATGTTTTGATACCTTGCATGATGAGATTATTTCAAAATCCTTTTTCGAAATAAATGATAATCAGTGGGATTTCACGGAATTAAGGTCACTCTTCGAAAAAATATTACCCAAACATCATATAATTGAGTCTTACAAAATAACTCTTGCGCTGCGAGGCAATAAGAAGCGAACTTTAATGCTCAATGCTCGACAAATACTTAGTGAGGATAAAAAAGACATGCTAATTCTAGTTGCAATTGAGGATATTACAAAGACAAAATTATTAAAATCAGAACGAGACTTTTCTAAAGCATTAGAAATACAGGTTGCCGAAAAGACATATGAACTCCAACAATCGCAAGCACTACTAAATTCTATATTAAATTCTACACGTTACGGAATTGCCCGCTACGAAGCTATTTTTGAAGGAGGAAAGATAGTAGACTTTCTAATTACTTATTCAAATGATGAGATTCCTAAAATGTTTAATATTAAACATCAAAATGTTGTAGGCAAAACTTGCAAAGAGGTATATCCTGAGATGTTTGAAGATGGAGTTTTTGAGCTGTTTCTAAAATGCATGACAACTGCCGAGCCACTACATTACGATTTAGAATATACTCTTGACGGAAAGTCAATGTGGATAAATAGTGTAATGTCTAAAGTTGACAATTCTGTTACTGTAATTGTAAAAATAGTAACTGACGAAAAGATAGCAGAGCAACAATTAAAACATTCTAACGAATTATTGACCGCAAAAAACCTAGCATTTGAGGAGCGAATACTTCAGGAATTTTCAGATAGCTTCTCTTCCTATAAAACAGGACAGGAATTTTTCGATTCGCTAGTAATGGAGCTTTCACAGCGTACAGGAATGGATTATATTTTGCTTGGCGAAGTAGTTCACGATGATGATGGCAAATCTATCAAATGTTTTTCGGTTGCTTCCAAAGGGGAGTTGATCAAAAATCTAAAATATAAAGTTGACAATGGACCGTGCCAGAAAATCCTGAAAGGTGTTCCTTATATGCAGACGCATGCTATTCGCGACCTTTTTCCAAATAGTGATATTTTAGTTGAATTAAATGCCGAAGGTTATTTGGGTTATCCTCTATTCAACCAAAACAAAAAATGCATCGGATTGATATCAGTGGTGCATGGAACAAAAATTGAAAATCTCAGTTTTGTAAACTCCTTCGTTCATATTGCTTCTAAGCGTATAGAACTTGAATTACAGCGACAGATTAACGAAAGTATTTTGGAAGAAAAAAATCGGGAACTTAAATATAATAATCGAGAGCTGCAGTCTTTTAATTATATCGCATCTCATGACCTACAAGAACCTTTGCGCAAAATTCAGTTGTTTACAGGCAGAATTTTGGAAGAAGACGAAAAAAACTTGTCTGCTGTTTCAGTCAAATATTTCAATACAGTGCGCAATGCTGCAGGACGGATGCAGAATCTTATTCAAGCTCTCCTAACCTATTCCACCTCTGATGAGAATGGTATGGACTTTAAACGCACCAACCTTAACTCAATTATTGATGATATAAAAATTGACTTGGAAGAAAAAATTTATAGCACAAATACAACCATTATTTCCGATAGTTTGCCAACATTAAACGTCATTCCACTGCAATTTCATCAACTGTTGCAAAATTTAATTGCGAATGGAATTAAATACCAAAAAGCTGATTTAGATCCAATTATAACTATTAAAGCCGAGAAGATTGTTGATGAGCAAGATACGAAGCGCAAAATGTGGAAAATATGTGTCGGCGACAACGGAATCGGCTTTGACCAACAATATGAAAGTAAAATTTTTGAACTATTCCAGCGTCTTCACGGTAAAAATGAATATGAAGGAACAGGAATCGGACTGGCTATCTGTAAAAAAATTGCCCAAAATCATAAAGGATACATCAAAGTAAAGTCGCAAGTAGGAAAAGGTTCAAACTTTTGTATATTTGTTCCTACTAATACATAA
- a CDS encoding type I restriction-modification system subunit M: MSKNNAKADIDFEKELWDAANELRGAVSENNYKNYILPLVFLKHLSERYEMVHGEIAEALQDPKSEYYTTDKDEVKYVLEDADEYRSRNTFVVPKKASWQYLKDNAEQDDIKVIIDDAFDVIQDLLTEYNPQLNNLLPRLFVRSELSAKQTSGIINLLSHPKFSEKENPESDILGRIYEFYIGRFAMAEGSGAGQFFTPGSIVRLLVEILEPYKGRIFDPACGSGGMFVQSLKFIKEHGGNKNDISIYGQEMTAQTLRLCLMNLLLRDLSFDIKLGNSLLDDKFPKLKADFIIANPPFNVSNWHPEDLPDGDPRLFGPKEEFTTDGSANYMWMQTFWHHLSDTGTAGIVMANGAMTSNTKGEKNVRQYMVDNSMIDCIVRMPDKLFLTTGIPACLFILSKNRNGKDGVHRERNNEILFLDASKLGTMASRKLRVFSDEDVSKIANTYHNWRTVDKSYEDVDGFSKAATIADVQKQDYKLTPGIYVGTEAEEDDGILFEDKMDSLKATLLEQFEKSDLLKKQILANFEKL; encoded by the coding sequence ATGTCAAAAAATAACGCCAAAGCAGATATCGATTTTGAAAAAGAACTCTGGGATGCTGCCAATGAGTTAAGAGGAGCAGTATCTGAGAATAATTATAAGAATTATATTTTACCGCTTGTCTTTCTAAAACATCTTAGTGAACGCTACGAAATGGTTCACGGTGAAATTGCTGAAGCATTGCAAGATCCAAAATCGGAATATTACACTACAGATAAGGATGAAGTAAAATATGTACTCGAAGATGCGGACGAATACCGTTCTCGTAATACGTTTGTAGTTCCTAAAAAAGCGTCATGGCAATACTTGAAAGACAATGCTGAACAGGATGATATTAAAGTTATCATTGATGATGCCTTTGACGTCATTCAAGACTTACTTACCGAATATAATCCGCAGTTGAATAATTTACTTCCACGATTATTTGTGCGTTCTGAGTTATCAGCAAAACAAACTAGTGGCATTATCAATTTACTATCGCATCCTAAGTTCTCTGAAAAAGAAAATCCTGAAAGTGATATTCTAGGTCGTATTTACGAATTCTATATTGGACGTTTTGCAATGGCAGAAGGTTCTGGTGCGGGGCAGTTCTTTACACCAGGAAGTATCGTTCGTTTATTGGTTGAAATTCTAGAACCGTACAAAGGACGAATCTTTGATCCTGCTTGTGGAAGTGGTGGAATGTTTGTGCAAAGTTTAAAATTCATTAAAGAACACGGTGGAAACAAAAACGATATTTCCATTTACGGACAAGAAATGACCGCACAAACCTTGCGTCTGTGTTTGATGAATCTTCTACTAAGAGATTTATCTTTTGATATCAAACTTGGAAATTCTTTGCTAGACGATAAATTTCCAAAATTAAAAGCCGACTTTATTATTGCCAATCCTCCATTTAATGTGAGCAATTGGCATCCCGAAGATTTACCTGATGGTGATCCAAGATTATTTGGACCTAAAGAAGAATTTACTACCGATGGTTCTGCCAATTATATGTGGATGCAAACTTTTTGGCATCACTTGAGCGATACAGGAACCGCTGGGATAGTTATGGCAAATGGCGCAATGACTTCTAATACAAAAGGAGAAAAAAACGTGCGACAATATATGGTAGACAACAGTATGATTGATTGTATTGTTCGAATGCCAGACAAGTTATTTTTAACCACTGGAATTCCCGCTTGTTTATTTATTTTGAGCAAAAACCGTAATGGTAAAGATGGCGTACATCGCGAACGTAATAATGAGATTTTGTTTTTGGATGCTTCCAAATTAGGAACAATGGCAAGCCGAAAACTTCGTGTTTTTAGTGACGAAGATGTTAGTAAAATAGCAAATACCTACCACAATTGGAGAACAGTTGACAAAAGTTATGAAGATGTTGATGGTTTTAGCAAAGCTGCCACAATTGCCGATGTTCAAAAACAAGACTACAAACTAACTCCTGGAATCTATGTGGGTACCGAAGCTGAGGAAGATGATGGAATTTTATTTGAAGATAAAATGGATAGTTTGAAGGCCACTCTTTTAGAGCAATTTGAAAAAAGTGACCTATTGAAAAAACAGATTTTGGCTAATTTTGAAAAACTTTAA
- a CDS encoding restriction endonuclease subunit S, translating to MEDWKTYKLSDFIAINPVVKLKVNEKYSFIEMKDLDANLKTVKPSDFKTLKGGAKFQNGDTLFARITPCLQNGKICQAKDLQNNVGFGSTEFLIFRGIKEVSDSNFIYYLSREPFVRQFAEANMIGTSGRQRVAKDAFKNLVLELPPLKEQIAIASILSALDDKIELNLQMNKTLEEMAMALYKHWFVEFGPFQNGKFVDSDLGMIPEGWEVKSIGEVVKIIGGYAFKSKDFSEVGEKVIKIKNISNNVVSIIGSDCVPQVVAEKTNSKFSIKAGAYLVAMTGAEVGKVGIVPDYHQRIWLNQRVGMIAEPKFKFADNLIGNYLQSQECYEIIQNLAYGSAQPNISSSGLEGILICLPVDISIITAFLENLKSWDDMKVDNYSENQTLTTLRETLLPKLISGEVRVKDIDQLVEVSL from the coding sequence ATGGAAGATTGGAAAACATATAAACTCTCTGATTTTATAGCTATTAACCCAGTAGTAAAATTGAAAGTTAATGAGAAATATTCGTTCATCGAAATGAAAGATTTAGATGCAAATTTAAAAACAGTAAAGCCTTCTGATTTTAAAACTTTAAAAGGTGGTGCTAAATTTCAGAATGGCGACACTTTATTTGCTCGCATAACTCCTTGCTTACAAAATGGAAAAATTTGTCAAGCAAAAGATTTACAAAATAACGTAGGTTTTGGTTCAACTGAATTCTTAATATTTAGGGGTATTAAAGAGGTTTCAGATTCAAATTTTATTTATTATCTATCAAGGGAACCTTTCGTCAGACAATTTGCAGAAGCTAATATGATTGGAACTTCTGGAAGGCAAAGAGTTGCTAAGGATGCTTTTAAAAACTTAGTATTAGAACTTCCCCCCTTAAAAGAACAAATAGCAATCGCCTCAATCCTTTCCGCTTTAGACGATAAAATCGAGCTCAATCTTCAAATGAACAAAACCTTAGAAGAAATGGCGATGGCTTTGTACAAACATTGGTTTGTAGAATTTGGCCCTTTTCAAAACGGAAAATTTGTAGATTCAGACTTGGGAATGATTCCTGAAGGTTGGGAAGTGAAGAGTATCGGAGAAGTTGTAAAAATTATAGGAGGATATGCTTTTAAAAGTAAAGATTTTTCAGAAGTAGGTGAAAAAGTAATTAAGATTAAAAACATATCAAACAATGTTGTTTCTATTATTGGTTCTGATTGCGTTCCTCAAGTAGTTGCGGAAAAAACGAACAGTAAATTCTCAATAAAGGCTGGAGCATATCTAGTTGCAATGACTGGTGCGGAAGTCGGTAAAGTTGGAATTGTTCCCGATTATCACCAGAGAATTTGGCTCAATCAACGTGTAGGAATGATTGCCGAACCAAAATTTAAATTTGCTGATAATTTAATTGGCAATTATTTGCAAAGTCAAGAATGCTATGAAATCATTCAAAATCTTGCATACGGAAGTGCTCAACCTAATATTAGTTCTTCTGGATTAGAAGGAATCTTGATATGCTTACCAGTTGATATTAGTATAATTACAGCATTTTTAGAAAATTTAAAAAGCTGGGATGATATGAAAGTTGATAATTACTCAGAAAATCAAACTCTCACAACCCTCCGCGAAACATTACTTCCCAAATTAATTAGCGGTGAAGTTCGTGTAAAAGATATTGATCAATTAGTAGAAGTAAGCCTATGA
- a CDS encoding type I restriction endonuclease subunit R, which translates to MKTMIESAVQKAAIEWLQDLGFTYKEGNSLTRDLKKVVLEDDLRKFLQNTYQDVPATAINEALALFTHHSGMDTDHRNRDFHRKMTQGISITWKDKNDKEFAKHIYPINYAEPEKNSFVCADEVTIIGKNTRRTDLIIFINGLPIIVFEFKNMFAQEVGVDNAHGQIGHYLLDIPQLWDYNALTIISDGREALHGMYNSSLKWFAPWKSLDGDSIERNIDLQLETLIKGLFPKDILLNYLKNFIFHEDHNGKIIKKGAKYHQFWGINKAVESAITNIRPNGDGRLGVIWHTQGSGKSISMAILTGILRQLPEMKNPTIVIQVDRSDLDLQLYESFVLCKDLVGDVQHADTTDELRQLLSTDGGGVIFTTIEKFRLKELENGKETEHPVLSERYNLIIMADEAHRTQYGFNDGGFAQNIRRALPNASFIGFTGTPVDGKDADTQQVFGKTIHTYDIKQAVEDGATVPIYYEPKMVPLNINAVYAEELDQVDEEEEETTHTVWAAIEDAAGSEERVKTVAADILQHFNARIETLDGKAMIVCMSRRNCVKMYDAITALKGCPEIAVIMTSNIGKDPVSWNEHVRTKDNMEAIKKRFRTPDDPLKMVIVRDMWLTGFDAPCAHTMYVDKIMKGHNLMQAIARVNRVFEDKPNGLVVDFIGISGFLAEATKKYTGSGGEGKPTIDMDVAVEMCLQQFATVKALMGDFDVEVFKDMKESEKLKWSNELVNNLLQSDPITDAFLLEERKLTELVAMTNSDKRIWEIQEEVGIIQKIRDVIRKIKMPPGPQRQKNDRIKDLISKSIQSQKIVDLAEMYDLDKIDISIIDDRFQAMVKEKGGENIKVELLRRIINDELKVRMVKNIRKMTTLKEELEKVLSRYHKNSLDSIAAIKHLLDIATEFQNDDIRTKELGLTEDELAFYDLLSANEKILNQTGPVQDLVHRVVALVKKNLQLDWTKKEDARSAIRLAVKKELKGKVPFSELDNLLKEVLEQAEGQYKDWPMMG; encoded by the coding sequence ATGAAAACTATGATTGAAAGTGCGGTACAAAAAGCTGCTATTGAGTGGTTACAGGATTTAGGTTTTACTTATAAAGAAGGAAATTCCTTAACTCGTGATTTAAAAAAGGTAGTACTTGAAGATGATTTGCGAAAATTTTTGCAAAACACCTATCAAGATGTTCCGGCAACGGCAATCAATGAAGCTTTGGCATTATTTACCCATCATTCGGGAATGGATACAGATCATCGTAACCGTGACTTTCATCGTAAAATGACCCAAGGTATTTCCATCACTTGGAAAGATAAAAATGATAAAGAATTTGCCAAACATATTTATCCTATCAATTATGCAGAACCAGAAAAAAATAGTTTCGTTTGTGCAGATGAAGTAACCATCATTGGTAAAAATACCCGTCGTACAGATTTAATAATTTTCATAAATGGTTTACCAATCATTGTTTTCGAATTTAAAAATATGTTCGCTCAAGAAGTCGGCGTCGATAACGCACACGGACAAATAGGACATTATTTATTAGACATTCCACAGCTTTGGGATTACAATGCACTAACAATTATTTCGGATGGTCGCGAAGCCTTGCACGGAATGTACAATTCGTCTCTCAAATGGTTTGCACCATGGAAAAGTTTGGATGGCGATAGTATCGAACGCAATATAGATCTGCAACTTGAGACTTTAATCAAAGGTTTATTTCCAAAAGATATTTTACTCAATTACTTAAAAAACTTTATTTTCCACGAAGACCACAACGGAAAAATCATCAAAAAAGGTGCAAAATACCATCAGTTTTGGGGAATTAATAAAGCAGTAGAATCTGCCATTACAAACATAAGGCCTAATGGAGATGGTCGTTTAGGAGTGATTTGGCACACACAAGGTTCAGGCAAAAGTATTTCGATGGCAATCCTAACGGGTATTTTACGTCAGTTGCCCGAAATGAAAAATCCAACCATTGTTATTCAGGTTGACCGTTCCGATTTAGATCTTCAGCTTTATGAGAGTTTTGTACTCTGCAAAGATTTAGTTGGCGATGTGCAACACGCTGATACTACAGATGAATTACGTCAATTATTGAGTACAGATGGCGGTGGAGTAATTTTCACCACCATCGAAAAATTCCGTTTAAAAGAATTGGAAAACGGAAAAGAAACAGAACATCCTGTGCTTTCAGAACGCTATAATTTAATAATTATGGCTGACGAAGCACATAGAACGCAATATGGTTTTAACGATGGTGGTTTTGCACAAAATATTCGTAGAGCATTACCAAATGCTTCATTTATAGGCTTTACAGGAACTCCCGTTGATGGCAAAGATGCCGATACGCAACAAGTTTTTGGAAAAACAATTCACACCTACGATATCAAACAAGCGGTAGAAGATGGAGCAACAGTTCCTATCTATTATGAACCCAAAATGGTTCCGCTAAATATAAATGCAGTTTACGCAGAAGAACTTGATCAAGTTGATGAAGAGGAAGAAGAAACAACGCACACCGTTTGGGCGGCGATTGAAGATGCGGCAGGTTCAGAAGAACGAGTGAAAACTGTAGCTGCTGATATTCTGCAACATTTTAATGCTCGAATCGAAACACTCGATGGAAAAGCAATGATTGTTTGTATGAGCCGAAGAAACTGCGTGAAAATGTACGATGCGATTACAGCTTTGAAGGGTTGTCCTGAAATTGCGGTAATTATGACTAGTAATATTGGAAAAGATCCCGTGTCTTGGAATGAGCACGTAAGAACCAAAGATAATATGGAAGCCATCAAAAAGCGTTTCCGAACTCCTGATGATCCATTAAAAATGGTAATTGTTCGTGATATGTGGCTGACTGGTTTTGACGCTCCGTGTGCGCATACAATGTATGTAGACAAGATTATGAAGGGTCACAACTTAATGCAAGCCATAGCGCGAGTAAACCGTGTCTTTGAAGACAAACCAAATGGTTTAGTAGTTGACTTTATTGGAATCTCGGGCTTTCTTGCCGAAGCTACAAAAAAGTATACTGGAAGCGGTGGTGAAGGAAAACCAACTATCGATATGGACGTGGCGGTGGAAATGTGCTTGCAACAGTTTGCTACGGTAAAAGCATTAATGGGTGATTTTGATGTGGAAGTTTTTAAGGATATGAAAGAATCTGAAAAGCTGAAATGGTCGAATGAACTTGTAAATAATTTACTTCAATCTGACCCAATAACAGATGCGTTTTTACTAGAAGAACGAAAGCTTACCGAATTAGTTGCAATGACTAATTCTGACAAACGTATTTGGGAAATTCAGGAAGAAGTGGGAATCATTCAGAAAATACGCGATGTAATTCGCAAAATCAAAATGCCCCCTGGACCACAACGCCAAAAAAATGACCGCATCAAAGATTTAATCAGCAAGTCAATTCAGTCTCAAAAGATTGTAGATTTAGCTGAAATGTATGATTTAGATAAAATAGATATTTCGATAATTGACGACCGCTTTCAAGCTATGGTCAAAGAAAAAGGTGGTGAAAACATAAAAGTCGAATTATTAAGACGAATTATCAATGACGAATTGAAAGTTCGAATGGTGAAGAACATTCGAAAAATGACCACTCTCAAAGAAGAGCTAGAAAAGGTCTTGAGCAGATATCACAAAAATAGTCTCGATTCGATTGCTGCAATAAAACATTTACTCGATATCGCCACAGAATTCCAAAACGACGACATCCGAACTAAAGAGTTAGGCTTAACCGAAGACGAACTAGCTTTTTACGACTTACTATCCGCAAACGAAAAGATTCTAAATCAAACAGGGCCAGTTCAGGATTTAGTGCATAGAGTCGTGGCTTTGGTAAAGAAAAATTTACAGCTCGATTGGACTAAAAAAGAAGATGCCAGATCAGCAATTAGATTAGCAGTTAAGAAGGAATTGAAGGGAAAAGTTCCGTTTTCTGAGTTGGATAATTTATTGAAAGAGGTGTTGGAACAAGCGGAGGGTCAGTATAAGGATTGGCCGATGATGGGGTAG